The following are encoded together in the Streptomyces flavofungini genome:
- a CDS encoding MMPL family transporter, giving the protein MATFLYKLGRLAFRRRWWMALIWVLLFVGAGFAASAAPAAPADTFSMPGTESQKAFDLLDERFPQTKSDGATARVVVRAPDGGKITAGENKAKVDKLVADLGKGAKVSKVDDPFEAGAVSKDKTTAYATVSYKVTGTELSDKNKEALEKLLEDTRKDGLIVEAGGDAVPTEQSMGGSAELIGIGVSAVVLLITFGSMIAAGMPILTALIGVGIGISSITALASTLELSSTTSTLAMMIGLAVGIDYALFIVSRYRAEIAEGREPEDAVGRAVGTAGSAVVFAGLTVVIALAGLMVVNIPLLTKMGMAAAGTVVIAVLIALTLIPALLGFGRRKVLRRKDRKKPFGTPHADAHGKPKLGTRWARFVLRRPLVVLLFAVVGLGAIAAPAAKLELGLPDEGTFATDTTQRKAYDMLSDSFGKGFNGPLTVVVDKDGKGAAAAAKDVGDALKKFDGVVTVTPAAPNKEDNTATMTAVPKTGPSDADTEKLVKKIRSDISDVESKTGAEVLITGSTAMTIDFSQTLDDALIPYLALVVGLAFLLLMLVFRSILVPLKAALGFLLSVLAALGAVVAVFQQGHLADVFGVDQPGPIMSMMPIFMIGVVFGLAMDYEVFLVTRMREAYVHGARPGEAIVTGFTHSGRVVAAAAVIMISVFSGFIMENDDMIKMMGFGLASAVLFDAFVVRMAIVPAVLALLGKSAWWLPRWLNAILPNVDVEGEKLHKQLGDVNGGPAPYSDPERELQRVR; this is encoded by the coding sequence GTGGCTACGTTCCTCTACAAGCTGGGCCGTCTCGCGTTCAGACGGCGCTGGTGGATGGCGCTCATATGGGTGCTGCTCTTCGTAGGCGCCGGCTTCGCCGCCTCGGCAGCCCCCGCAGCACCCGCCGACACGTTCTCCATGCCGGGCACGGAGTCGCAGAAGGCCTTCGACCTGCTCGACGAGCGCTTCCCGCAGACCAAGTCCGACGGTGCCACCGCCCGCGTGGTGGTCCGCGCTCCCGACGGCGGGAAGATCACCGCCGGAGAGAACAAGGCCAAGGTCGACAAGCTCGTCGCCGACCTGGGCAAGGGCGCGAAGGTCTCCAAGGTCGACGACCCGTTCGAGGCGGGCGCCGTCAGCAAGGACAAGACCACCGCCTACGCCACCGTGTCCTACAAGGTCACCGGCACCGAGCTGAGTGACAAGAACAAGGAAGCCCTCGAAAAGCTCCTTGAGGACACGCGCAAGGACGGCCTGATCGTCGAGGCGGGCGGTGACGCCGTTCCGACCGAGCAGTCCATGGGCGGCAGCGCCGAGCTGATCGGTATCGGCGTCTCCGCGGTGGTCCTGCTCATCACCTTCGGCTCGATGATCGCCGCGGGTATGCCGATCCTCACCGCGCTCATCGGCGTCGGCATCGGCATCTCCAGCATCACGGCACTCGCCAGCACCCTGGAGCTGTCCAGCACCACCTCGACGCTCGCCATGATGATCGGTCTCGCGGTCGGCATCGACTACGCGCTGTTCATCGTGTCCCGCTACCGAGCCGAGATAGCCGAAGGACGCGAACCGGAGGACGCGGTGGGCCGCGCCGTCGGCACCGCGGGATCCGCCGTGGTCTTCGCCGGACTCACCGTCGTCATCGCGCTCGCCGGCCTCATGGTCGTCAACATCCCGCTGCTCACCAAGATGGGCATGGCCGCGGCCGGCACGGTCGTCATCGCCGTGCTGATCGCGCTCACCCTGATCCCGGCGCTGCTCGGCTTCGGCCGCCGCAAGGTGCTGCGCCGCAAGGACCGCAAGAAGCCGTTCGGCACGCCGCACGCCGACGCGCACGGCAAGCCGAAGCTCGGCACCCGCTGGGCCCGGTTCGTGCTGCGCCGCCCGCTGGTCGTGCTGCTCTTCGCCGTCGTCGGCCTCGGTGCCATCGCGGCCCCGGCCGCCAAGCTGGAGCTCGGCCTGCCCGACGAGGGCACGTTCGCCACGGACACCACCCAGCGCAAGGCGTACGACATGCTGTCGGACTCCTTCGGCAAGGGCTTCAACGGTCCGCTCACGGTCGTCGTCGACAAGGACGGCAAGGGCGCGGCCGCCGCCGCGAAGGACGTCGGCGACGCGCTCAAGAAGTTCGACGGCGTCGTCACCGTCACCCCGGCCGCGCCGAACAAGGAAGACAACACGGCGACGATGACCGCCGTGCCGAAGACCGGCCCGAGCGACGCCGACACCGAGAAGCTGGTCAAGAAGATCCGCTCGGACATCAGCGACGTCGAGTCCAAGACCGGGGCCGAGGTCCTGATCACCGGCTCCACGGCCATGACGATCGACTTCTCGCAGACCCTCGACGACGCCCTGATCCCGTACCTGGCTCTCGTCGTCGGCCTCGCCTTCCTGCTCCTGATGCTGGTCTTCCGCTCCATCCTGGTCCCGCTGAAGGCGGCCCTCGGCTTCCTCCTGTCGGTCCTCGCGGCGCTCGGCGCGGTCGTGGCGGTGTTCCAGCAGGGCCACCTCGCCGACGTTTTCGGTGTCGACCAGCCCGGCCCGATCATGAGCATGATGCCGATCTTCATGATCGGTGTGGTCTTCGGTCTCGCGATGGACTACGAGGTCTTCCTCGTGACGCGCATGCGTGAGGCGTACGTCCACGGGGCCCGCCCGGGCGAGGCCATCGTGACCGGCTTCACGCACAGCGGTCGCGTCGTCGCCGCCGCGGCGGTCATCATGATCAGCGTGTTCTCCGGCTTCATCATGGAGAACGACGACATGATCAAGATGATGGGCTTCGGCCTCGCGTCGGCCGTCCTCTTCGACGCCTTCGTGGTCCGCATGGCGATCGTGCCCGCGGTGCTCGCGCTGCTCGGCAAGTCCGCCTGGTGGCTGCCGCGCTGGCTCAACGCGATCCTGCCCAACGTGGACGTGGAGGGCGAGAAGCTGCACAAGCAGCTCGGTGACGTGAACGGCGGACCCGCGCCGTACAGCGACCCCGAGCGTGAGCTGCAGCGCGTGCGCTGA
- a CDS encoding PEP/pyruvate-binding domain-containing protein, with product MIEVDGDRLAVIALDARRARDARIAGAKAAHLARAAGAGLPVLPGFVVAVADGSAGAHRGESELRHAWDELSDAGARPLVVRSSSAHEDGAESSLAGLFETVLDVHGWDAFTDAVRRVRRSAHRVPVRHVSDTGDAARADPAEPADMAVLVQPMVRAVVGGVMFGADPLAGRNDRVLVSAVPGGPDRLVDGSVDGVRYHLTRHARLVRTEPAEPRGTRLLDRGRLRRLVRLARLAQREFGGPQDIEFGFDTDDRLWLFQTRPITAMPSAPPRGARLLGPGPVAETFPGVVQPLEEDLWLAPMSYGLTLALDLTGSAPRGQLRRLPVVTTVDGRAAADLRLLGAAPARRPVLAFLNPAPGARRAAAAWRTGRLRAALPMLAVDLMADVDRYLSELPPPDAMLSGRLFAAVSWGRTVLASLHAQESLAGALLAHDSGATAVGEALAVLSEARATAPDDARLVARHPVLLSLLPPSLGPRPPLPARTAWAGVPRGTAALPAREGLRLRIRWVQEMQTAMVREIALRFTAAGLIDDPARAALLRWSELTAASDGAGLPADLPERLPRPHRPALPAAFRLAAGRPVPAPVGRRGKSPGQGAGGGFGSGAAWYGEGAPPRHPVLVVRTLDPAFAPLLPGLTGLVAETGSVLSHLAVLAREYGVPTVVGVPDAFDRFPEGTRLSVNGGTGEVDVVRVSAVAEPADTGVVGTAGADADRPGGVDALGGESAERGPGPSTTGAGPDVPSSSRDGAGADGTRGAVPPDCPDYREGMAS from the coding sequence ATGATCGAGGTCGACGGGGACCGGCTCGCGGTGATCGCCCTGGATGCCCGGCGGGCACGGGACGCGCGGATCGCGGGGGCGAAGGCGGCGCACCTGGCGCGGGCCGCGGGAGCGGGCCTTCCGGTGCTGCCCGGATTCGTCGTGGCGGTGGCCGACGGGTCCGCCGGGGCGCACCGGGGCGAGAGTGAACTGCGGCACGCCTGGGACGAGTTGAGTGACGCAGGTGCGCGACCCCTCGTCGTGCGGTCGTCCTCCGCGCACGAGGACGGCGCCGAGTCGTCCCTGGCGGGCCTGTTCGAGACGGTCCTGGACGTCCACGGCTGGGACGCGTTCACCGACGCCGTGCGGCGGGTGCGCCGCTCCGCGCACCGCGTCCCCGTACGGCACGTGTCGGACACCGGCGACGCCGCCCGCGCGGACCCGGCCGAACCGGCCGACATGGCTGTTCTCGTGCAACCCATGGTGCGCGCCGTCGTCGGCGGGGTGATGTTCGGCGCGGACCCGCTCGCGGGACGGAACGACCGGGTGCTCGTCAGCGCCGTGCCCGGCGGCCCCGACCGGCTGGTCGACGGCAGCGTCGACGGCGTCCGCTACCACCTCACCCGGCACGCCCGCCTGGTCCGCACCGAACCCGCCGAGCCGCGCGGCACCCGCCTCCTCGACCGCGGCCGGCTGCGCCGCCTGGTGCGCCTCGCGCGCCTGGCCCAGCGGGAGTTCGGCGGGCCGCAGGACATCGAGTTCGGCTTCGACACCGACGACCGACTGTGGCTGTTCCAGACCCGCCCCATCACGGCCATGCCCTCGGCCCCGCCGCGCGGCGCCCGCCTGCTCGGCCCGGGCCCCGTGGCCGAGACCTTCCCCGGTGTCGTACAGCCGCTGGAGGAGGACCTGTGGCTCGCCCCCATGTCGTACGGTCTGACGCTCGCCCTCGACCTCACGGGCTCGGCCCCGCGCGGACAACTGCGCCGACTGCCCGTCGTCACCACGGTCGACGGGCGCGCGGCCGCCGACCTGCGCCTCCTCGGCGCTGCCCCGGCACGCCGGCCCGTCCTCGCCTTCCTCAACCCCGCCCCGGGCGCCCGCCGTGCCGCCGCGGCCTGGCGGACCGGTCGGCTGCGGGCCGCCCTGCCGATGCTCGCCGTCGACCTCATGGCGGACGTGGACCGGTACTTGAGCGAACTGCCGCCGCCCGACGCGATGTTGAGCGGCCGCCTGTTCGCCGCCGTCTCCTGGGGCCGCACGGTCCTGGCGTCGCTGCACGCCCAGGAGTCGCTTGCCGGAGCCCTGCTGGCGCACGACTCGGGTGCCACCGCTGTCGGTGAGGCCCTGGCCGTCCTGTCCGAGGCGCGCGCCACCGCACCCGATGACGCGCGTCTGGTCGCCCGGCACCCCGTGCTCCTCTCCCTGCTGCCGCCGTCGCTCGGCCCGCGCCCGCCGCTGCCCGCGCGCACCGCGTGGGCCGGGGTGCCCCGCGGCACGGCCGCCCTCCCGGCGCGCGAGGGACTGCGGCTGCGCATCCGCTGGGTGCAGGAGATGCAGACCGCCATGGTGCGCGAGATAGCCCTCCGCTTCACGGCCGCCGGGCTCATCGACGACCCCGCCCGCGCCGCCCTGCTGCGCTGGAGCGAACTGACGGCCGCGAGCGACGGCGCGGGACTCCCCGCCGACCTGCCCGAACGGCTGCCCCGCCCGCACCGCCCCGCCCTGCCCGCCGCCTTCCGCCTCGCCGCCGGACGCCCGGTGCCCGCACCGGTCGGGCGCCGCGGGAAGAGCCCGGGCCAGGGCGCGGGCGGCGGCTTCGGCTCGGGCGCCGCCTGGTACGGCGAGGGTGCGCCGCCCCGGCACCCGGTCCTGGTCGTCCGTACCCTCGACCCGGCCTTCGCGCCGCTGCTGCCCGGCCTCACCGGCCTGGTCGCCGAGACCGGCAGCGTCCTGTCCCACCTCGCCGTCCTCGCCCGTGAGTACGGCGTGCCCACGGTGGTGGGCGTCCCCGACGCGTTCGACCGCTTCCCGGAGGGGACACGGCTCTCGGTGAACGGGGGGACGGGGGAGGTGGACGTGGTGCGGGTGTCGGCCGTGGCGGAACCGGCGGACACCGGGGTGGTCGGCACGGCCGGGGCGGACGCGGACCGGCCGGGCGGCGTCGATGCGCTCGGCGGTGAATCCGCCGAGCGCGGCCCCGGACCGTCGACGACCGGCGCCGGACCCGACGTGCCGTCGTCCTCTCGCGACGGCGCCGGCGCCGACGGCACGCGTGGAGCCGTCCCGCCCGACTGCCCCGACTACCGGGAGGGCATGGCGTCATGA
- a CDS encoding fused DSP-PTPase phosphatase/NAD kinase-like protein, producing the protein MRAAGARARRALTPRRPLARRALKTVGVCVLGYAVFWLTSALGVLAVSAWASERAPADGELAGIRHFQQVDDRLWRGSAPSPAGYRALVAHGIHTVVDLRAEDLSAAALAQPKRAGLHVVRMPIRDGQTPDGRQVERFLRIMADARGPVFVHCGAGVGRTGSMTAAYLVRTGQATPRQAALRTVAVGPPSLEQIYYVLSADRHESRQPPGVVSLVSRIADAPRRIKASL; encoded by the coding sequence GTGCGTGCCGCCGGGGCCCGAGCGCGCCGCGCGCTCACGCCCCGGCGTCCCCTCGCCCGCCGGGCGCTGAAGACCGTCGGCGTCTGCGTCCTCGGCTACGCCGTCTTCTGGCTCACCTCGGCCCTCGGCGTGCTCGCCGTGTCGGCCTGGGCCAGCGAACGCGCCCCGGCCGACGGCGAGTTGGCGGGCATCCGGCACTTCCAGCAGGTCGACGACCGACTGTGGCGCGGCTCCGCCCCGAGCCCGGCGGGCTATCGCGCGCTCGTCGCACACGGCATTCACACGGTCGTGGACCTGCGCGCGGAGGACCTGAGCGCCGCGGCGCTCGCGCAGCCGAAGCGCGCCGGGCTGCACGTCGTGCGCATGCCGATCCGTGACGGGCAGACCCCCGACGGCCGCCAGGTCGAGCGGTTCCTGCGCATCATGGCGGACGCGCGCGGACCGGTCTTCGTGCACTGCGGCGCGGGCGTCGGCCGCACCGGCTCGATGACCGCTGCGTATCTGGTCCGCACCGGCCAGGCGACGCCCCGCCAAGCGGCGCTGCGCACGGTCGCCGTGGGCCCGCCCTCGCTGGAGCAGATCTACTACGTGCTCAGCGCCGACCGGCACGAGAGCCGCCAACCGCCCGGTGTGGTCTCCCTGGTGAGCCGCATCGCCGACGCGCCGCGCAGGATCAAGGCGTCGCTCTGA
- a CDS encoding GNAT family N-acetyltransferase has protein sequence MFIAAFAAFADVGCCTVKRHIPFERLHNFRDLGGYVTEDGRAVRWEQVYRSDSLSKLRGADWDRFLALGVRTVIDLRQPWEIEAKGRVPEHPTLAYHQLNVEDRTRSQSSPDPDGPLVPYLRERYLTMAEAGAKELRRALEVLADDGSGPVVFHCVSGKDRTGLLAALLLALLGVAEADIVEDYARTELAADRFLADWRADHPEGEPTWLGFGRAPAEAMRLFLAGMSERYGSLRAYAEQLLGVDAELVAGLRRNLLAPAAGRELSFRRADESDVPVLVRLRDEAARWQIAQGIAQWKPGELGEEHFRARLLDSEIWIATLGPEGPVAGAWELWWDDPAAWGPQPPAAGYVHSLMTDRRVAPPGTGRRMLEHAERRVRAAGRSLCRLDCRANNPRLRAYYAAAGFEVVGEQPSKDGGVAGRFAATLLQKRVRDDEPHLGDRAHAADGRLSADGGAALFRGSAWRLKATL, from the coding sequence ATGTTCATCGCGGCATTCGCGGCCTTCGCGGACGTAGGCTGCTGCACTGTGAAGAGACACATACCTTTCGAACGGCTGCACAACTTCCGTGACCTGGGCGGCTATGTCACTGAGGACGGCCGTGCGGTGCGCTGGGAGCAGGTGTACCGGTCCGACTCGCTGAGCAAGCTGCGGGGCGCCGACTGGGACCGCTTCCTCGCCCTGGGTGTCCGCACCGTCATCGATCTGCGCCAACCGTGGGAGATCGAGGCGAAGGGCCGGGTGCCCGAGCACCCGACGCTCGCCTACCACCAGCTGAACGTCGAGGACCGCACCCGCTCCCAGTCCTCGCCGGACCCCGACGGGCCGTTGGTCCCCTACCTCCGCGAGCGCTATCTGACGATGGCCGAGGCCGGCGCGAAGGAGCTGCGCCGCGCCCTCGAAGTGCTCGCCGACGACGGCTCGGGCCCGGTCGTCTTCCACTGCGTGTCCGGCAAGGACCGCACCGGCCTGCTCGCCGCCCTCCTGCTCGCCCTGCTCGGCGTGGCCGAGGCAGACATCGTCGAGGACTACGCCCGCACGGAGCTCGCCGCGGACCGCTTCCTCGCGGACTGGCGCGCCGACCACCCCGAGGGCGAGCCGACCTGGCTCGGCTTCGGGCGCGCGCCCGCCGAGGCGATGCGGCTCTTCCTCGCCGGGATGTCCGAGCGGTACGGGTCCTTGCGCGCGTACGCCGAGCAACTCCTCGGCGTCGACGCGGAGTTGGTGGCCGGACTGCGCCGCAACCTGCTCGCACCGGCGGCGGGGCGCGAGCTGTCGTTCCGGCGCGCCGACGAGTCCGACGTCCCCGTGCTCGTACGGCTGCGGGACGAGGCGGCCCGCTGGCAGATCGCGCAGGGCATCGCGCAGTGGAAGCCGGGCGAGCTGGGCGAGGAGCACTTCCGAGCGCGACTCTTGGACAGCGAGATCTGGATCGCGACGCTCGGCCCCGAGGGGCCGGTCGCGGGCGCCTGGGAGCTGTGGTGGGACGACCCGGCGGCCTGGGGTCCGCAGCCGCCCGCGGCCGGGTACGTGCACAGCCTGATGACCGACCGCCGCGTCGCGCCGCCCGGGACCGGCCGCCGCATGCTCGAGCACGCCGAGCGCCGCGTGCGCGCCGCGGGGCGCAGCCTGTGCCGACTCGACTGCCGCGCCAACAACCCGCGCCTGCGGGCGTACTACGCGGCCGCGGGCTTCGAGGTCGTCGGCGAGCAGCCGTCGAAGGACGGCGGCGTGGCCGGGCGCTTCGCGGCGACGCTGCTGCAGAAGCGGGTCCGCGACGACGAGCCGCACCTCGGCGACCGCGCGCACGCGGCCGACGGGCGGTTGTCGGCCGACGGTGGCGCGGCACTGTTCCGCGGCAGCGCGTGGCGGCTCAAGGCGACGCTGTGA
- a CDS encoding arylamine N-acetyltransferase family protein gives MDTARTAAYLRRIGADRPAAPTSSALRALHLAHLRSVPFENLAIHLGQEVELREKDLVAKVVDEQRGGFCYELNGAFAALLTALGFEVTLLQARVYGDDGRPGIPYDHLALRVGTEDRGQWLADIGFGTHSQFPLDLAELGDQDDPGGTFRVVERPDGDLDVLKDGKPQYVLDRRPRELAEFTAGAWYHRTSPKSHFTRSTVCTLVTATGRVTLSGNTLTVTTGEEREVTELATDAEVLAAYAKHFGITLPEVPQVAEPVRVGGR, from the coding sequence ATGGATACCGCCCGGACCGCCGCCTATCTGCGCCGCATCGGCGCCGACCGCCCCGCAGCCCCGACCTCGTCGGCCCTGCGCGCGCTGCACCTCGCCCATCTGCGCAGCGTCCCCTTCGAGAACCTCGCCATCCACCTCGGCCAGGAGGTGGAGCTCAGGGAGAAGGACCTGGTGGCCAAGGTCGTCGACGAACAGCGCGGCGGGTTCTGCTACGAACTCAACGGCGCCTTCGCCGCGCTGCTCACCGCGCTCGGCTTCGAGGTCACCCTGCTCCAGGCCCGGGTGTACGGGGACGACGGGCGCCCCGGCATTCCGTACGACCACCTGGCGCTGCGGGTAGGGACCGAGGACCGCGGGCAGTGGCTCGCCGACATCGGCTTCGGCACCCACAGCCAGTTCCCGCTCGACCTCGCCGAGCTCGGCGACCAGGACGACCCGGGCGGGACGTTCCGCGTCGTGGAGAGGCCCGACGGCGACCTCGACGTCCTCAAGGACGGCAAGCCGCAGTACGTGCTCGACCGACGCCCGCGCGAGCTCGCGGAGTTCACGGCCGGTGCGTGGTACCACCGCACGTCCCCCAAGTCGCACTTCACCCGGTCCACCGTGTGCACGCTGGTCACCGCGACCGGCCGGGTCACTCTCAGCGGCAACACGCTCACCGTCACCACCGGCGAGGAGCGGGAGGTCACGGAACTGGCGACGGACGCCGAGGTCCTCGCGGCGTACGCGAAGCACTTCGGGATCACTCTGCCGGAGGTCCCGCAGGTCGCGGAGCCGGTCCGCGTCGGCGGGCGCTGA
- a CDS encoding RidA family protein, producing the protein MTSAASGRSATERVRVTADPDWYDGVGISLGVRVGNLVFTSGQAPIDATGATVGTGDFEAQARQALANLSTVLTNAGSGLADVVKATVYVTDIAQQDVFGKLRTEYFTGTPPLAESFVEVSALAKPEWMIEIEAIGLVR; encoded by the coding sequence ATGACTTCCGCCGCCTCCGGCCGCTCCGCCACCGAGCGCGTCCGCGTCACCGCCGATCCCGACTGGTACGACGGCGTCGGCATCTCGCTCGGTGTCCGGGTCGGGAACCTGGTGTTCACCTCCGGGCAGGCGCCCATCGACGCGACCGGAGCCACGGTGGGCACCGGCGACTTCGAGGCACAGGCCCGCCAGGCCCTCGCCAACCTGTCGACGGTCCTCACCAACGCGGGCTCCGGCCTCGCCGACGTCGTCAAGGCGACCGTGTACGTCACCGACATCGCGCAGCAGGACGTCTTCGGCAAGCTGCGCACCGAGTACTTCACGGGCACGCCGCCGCTCGCGGAGTCCTTCGTCGAGGTGTCGGCGCTCGCCAAGCCGGAGTGGATGATCGAGATCGAGGCGATCGGGCTCGTCCGGTAG
- a CDS encoding SDR family NAD(P)-dependent oxidoreductase, whose translation MQIDLVGKSALVTGSTQGIGAAIAAGLARAGARVSVNGRTKESVDAALERLRGADPEADLVAAPGDITTDDGLEQVLAALPHTDILVNNLGVFGAVPAMDIPDAEWRRYFEVNVLTAVRTTRAYLPGMKERGWGRIQNIASDSAVVIPAEMIHYGMSKTALLSVSRGFAKEAAGTGVTVNSVIAGPTHTGGVEEFVYELVDRDLEWDRAQREFMRLHRPQSLIQRLIEPEEIANMVVYLSSPLASATTGGAVRVDGGYVDSILP comes from the coding sequence GTGCAGATCGACCTCGTCGGAAAGTCGGCCCTCGTCACGGGCTCGACCCAGGGCATCGGAGCCGCGATCGCCGCGGGCCTGGCCCGCGCCGGAGCGCGCGTTTCAGTGAACGGACGTACGAAGGAATCAGTCGACGCCGCACTTGAGCGGCTGCGCGGCGCGGACCCCGAAGCGGACCTGGTGGCGGCCCCCGGGGACATCACCACGGACGACGGCCTGGAGCAGGTGCTCGCAGCGCTGCCGCACACGGACATCCTCGTCAACAACCTGGGCGTCTTCGGGGCCGTGCCCGCCATGGACATCCCCGATGCCGAGTGGCGCCGGTACTTCGAGGTGAACGTGCTCACGGCGGTGCGCACGACGCGCGCGTACCTGCCGGGGATGAAGGAACGTGGCTGGGGCCGGATCCAGAACATCGCCAGCGACTCGGCCGTCGTCATCCCCGCAGAGATGATCCACTACGGCATGTCCAAGACCGCGCTGCTCTCGGTCTCCCGCGGCTTCGCCAAGGAAGCCGCGGGCACCGGCGTGACCGTCAACTCCGTCATCGCCGGACCGACCCACACCGGCGGCGTCGAGGAGTTCGTGTACGAGCTGGTCGACCGCGACCTCGAATGGGACCGGGCGCAGCGCGAGTTCATGCGGCTGCACCGGCCCCAGTCGCTGATCCAGCGGCTCATCGAGCCCGAGGAGATCGCGAACATGGTCGTGTACCTGAGCTCGCCCCTGGCCTCCGCGACCACGGGCGGCGCCGTCCGCGTGGACGGGGGGTACGTCGACTCCATCCTGCCCTGA
- a CDS encoding PTS sugar transporter subunit IIA has protein sequence MVAVSDLLPVEAIRLDVVAEDWRAAIRAAGDLLVATGSGTDAYTAEMIRTVEDSGPYIVLAPGLAFAHARPSPAVLRTGMAWVRLARPVEFGHETNDPVGLVVALAAKDATAHTDAMASLARLLADPETAEALRVAPTPTAVRVILAGETGETGAGEAAGAAPGAGAGAGAGAGVGAGAGLGAGAEAAAAAPASASAAGPAVHKILTVCGNGLGTSLFLKNTLEQVLDRWGWSRYVSVEATDTISAKGKASEAVAILTSREIAKTLGDVGVPVRVVDDFTSTTEADRVLRDTYDV, from the coding sequence ATGGTGGCTGTGAGCGATCTCCTGCCCGTCGAGGCGATCCGGCTCGACGTCGTGGCCGAGGACTGGCGCGCCGCGATCCGCGCCGCGGGCGACCTGCTCGTGGCGACGGGCAGCGGCACGGACGCGTACACCGCGGAGATGATCCGGACCGTCGAGGACAGCGGGCCGTACATCGTCCTCGCCCCCGGCCTGGCCTTCGCCCACGCACGGCCCTCGCCCGCGGTGCTGCGGACGGGCATGGCGTGGGTGCGGCTCGCGCGGCCCGTGGAGTTCGGGCACGAGACGAACGACCCCGTCGGCCTCGTCGTGGCCCTCGCCGCGAAGGACGCCACCGCGCACACCGACGCGATGGCCTCCCTGGCCCGGCTGCTCGCGGACCCGGAGACGGCGGAGGCCCTGCGGGTGGCCCCGACCCCGACGGCGGTGCGCGTGATCCTGGCGGGGGAGACGGGGGAGACGGGGGCCGGAGAAGCTGCGGGGGCTGCCCCTGGGGCTGGGGCTGGGGCTGGGGCTGGAGCCGGAGTCGGGGCTGGTGCCGGGCTCGGGGCGGGGGCCGAAGCAGCCGCTGCCGCACCCGCGTCCGCGTCCGCCGCCGGGCCCGCCGTGCACAAGATCCTCACCGTCTGCGGCAACGGCCTCGGCACCAGCCTCTTCCTGAAGAACACCCTGGAGCAGGTCCTGGACCGCTGGGGCTGGAGCCGGTACGTGAGCGTCGAGGCCACGGACACCATCTCCGCCAAGGGCAAGGCCTCCGAGGCCGTCGCCATCCTCACGTCCCGGGAGATCGCCAAGACCCTCGGCGACGTCGGCGTCCCCGTGCGGGTCGTCGACGACTTCACCTCCACCACCGAGGCCGACCGTGTCCTGCGGGACACCTACGACGTCTAG